TCAACACGTATTACACGTTGATTAAATTGATGAGGACGATCATTTTTCCGTCACATTTCTCAGGACGAGAAGCCCGTTCTTCGAGTTATCGTCGTCATAACATATTCCGAGCCGACTCGAGCTGGCTGACTTCAACGTCGTAGATCACTCCCCGCCGAGTTGTTACCGACTACGCGCTAACGTTACGGGAGACTCGCATCGTTCCACGGAAATTATAGCGCCGGCATCCTTCCGCGTCTTCGTCTCTAAGCCAAGCGTGAGCGTTTCTACTATCTCCTTTAATTAGGAAACGCTTCTCTCGTACTCGTACTTTCCCTGCCTGGCCATGATAAAATGCTCAACCGTGAtacgttatttatatttgtcctgggaaataattattaaaacggAACCTCGACGATAATATTCCTCAGAGGTTCTGATCGATAGGATTCTCgcttggagaaaaaaaaatatgacatttgcgaaaattttttttttttttttcttggatgATTTCGagaatttcaaaatataaaaataacaaaaatttatctataaaCTCCTCGGAGACTTTGGTAAAAGCTAAaatatgaagagaaaaaaaaaaaaaggaacgaactcAAGAGTAAACTCAAGTACCAACCTACCTGTCGATTTTCCAAACGGACGTTCGACATCGAGTTACGCTTTCCGCAAAGACGCCTCTAATCCACGTGGGAGGCGCTGAATGTTCCGGAAATCGACGAAGGCGAAGGAAAAACTAGTGCCATCGAAatcttctttccattttctatACGATTccactttctccttttcccctATCTAAACCCGtcactcttctttctttttacatttcctTTACGTTTCCTTCACGTTCGCGTCTCTCCGCGCACATACAATCACGCGCGTGTGCGtagtttttctatttctcgtgTCGAGCGACGATAAGTCCCTAAAGTCGCCAGATTTCCATTGATTCGCGGGAGAATCACGAAGTATACTCGGAATGTGTATACTTTGGCGTCGTCCGACACCGTGGAATCCAaaagactctctctctctctctctctctctctctctctctctctctctcactctctctcgtttGATTCTTCTCGTTACGAATCTTGGTTTAAACCTATCGTTTTAACCTATTATGCCTCTAAAGTCactttatttcgatatatcaaACGTATCGTGCGTTCGTGTACCACCTCGTTCGGTCTGTTCCGAATCAAACTCGAATTATCGAGGATATTTGTCATCGAtgattttcacgattaaacgAACGAAAGTGATGGATTAAtgtagaaattatataaatcgtCGAATGCCTTCTCGAAATAACTCGAAAAACCGATCGTAtggatatgatttttgttaattaaaagacATCAATCATCTTCATTTATTACCTTCGTTATGATTTCTACTTAAAGCGTATTTCAAGTACGACCAATTCGGAATCGTATAATTGCGAGCTTACGAAGTGGTATTAAAAATCGTCAGAACTAATCGATCGATGAAGCGCCCTTACGAATTAAACATTTTCGCTCTTTGAAAATGTCATACGTAGTATCGTAACGAGCGCGTACCAGCTGGACCGAGCGACAACGACCAATTTATATTGGTTTTGATTTGCAACGTATCGTAACCGGCATCGTTCGCatttatcgaaaagaaaaaaagaaatattgctTTTTGAAACGCAATaactaataaatattcaatattaatatagtttGCTAGATTCACGCTCCctaaattcttataaatcgTTGAATATTCGCTCGTTAACCGAcgatttaattacaatatattatttagtcGTTAATCGTTTGGATTGTTTCAACGATATCGAGGCAAAGCCCCTGACTGGTttgcaaaaataatgatatatacataaatgaatCAAATTGATCAAGGAATAAACGAACCCAAGCTATCGACGAAACATCGAGGAACCTTTATGAGTTTACCATCTTTTTTAGCTACCTACAAACGATTctagataaaggaaaagaaaaaggtaaaaagcgagtaatacaaattttcgatggaaaaaggaaggaaaggcgAAAGACAAAAGGGCCGATGAATGAATTtcaaaagataatagaaactCGCCTACCCTTTAGACGTCCATAGCATACCGTCAATGATTGCAAAAATACGAAGGACGCTCTGCCAGCTGAATAATGACGTTTCATCTCTGGAAAAATTGaattctttcaatttattttcgatttcaaTTCCGCCCGCAAAGGTACGCGCGAGCCATTTGTCGTCGTTGCTTGTCGGTGTGCAGCTGAACCGCATAAAAGCACTCCATTCGTTCGCGGTCGTAATATACCAGCAACGGCCCTCCGATGGATTAAACATTGACGAGAGAACTTTTTAAAGCGGATTCTGGGAACCACGCCCGATAGGTGTAAAATATGTAGCTACAACGGAGTGTTGGTCAGGACGGATGAAAAAGTTGACTGAGATAGGACGCGCGAGCGAGAGAGGGCCGCGTGAATATACACAGGGTGTCGCATTTGAACGAATCACAAAAATATCGTACAATACGGATACGGATTTTACgacgatatatttattcgaaacgTAAAACGAGAATAACAAATATTCTCGTTAcgtgatattatctttttcaataGCTTTCGACCTGTAACCTTTGACGGATCATCTTAAATGAATCATCCTGTACAAAAATGAACCATCCTGTAGAGAAatgaaaggacaaaaaaagatagaagggaAACGTAGCGATATCGTGAGGATCGAAACGCATTCTGCGTTCGCTTTAATGACAGATAATGCAGGTATTATACGGGCGACCGATGTTCACGATCGATCTCTATATATCCGCGCGTGATTGCATTAATCGGCTTAACGGTCGTGCATACATCGCCAAATAAATTGGCCGTGATCGACGTTTAGTCGTGCACCCCCTACGGACGACCGTATTCGTACCCTCATCGTTTCTCTCGACGTAATCGTCATAATAATGTTTcccgaaaaggaaagaaaaaaaaagaaaagaactttaGTACCATTTTTTCGAGCCCacctaaattatttttatttcattactcGATCGGCGAAATACGATCCGAGAAATATGAGATTTCGCGGACGTATACGTTCGGAGCCCTCGAATCGTGAGCTTGACAAATACAagattatgatattaatagaaaGTTCCTAGTAGAATTAATGTCATTAGATCTCACCAGTGATATATCGAACGGACTTTATCGCACGTAGATAAGTACGAATGTACAttgtacctacatacatatttacgaaGCGAAGCTTTCGAAATCGAGAAAGGAAACGTCTGTTTGTTCGTACATTTGTACAGAGGATTAAGTCACGGTGTAACTACGGCAAAGTGTCAGATAATAAATCGACGAGACAACTGTTCTAACGTAAGACCAAAGCGGGACATCAGTAAGGAGGCACGAAAACTTGCTCGCTGGTTTCAGATGGCAGCCAGTTACGGTAGAGCTTCTTATTGCATAATTTTCTAAGTGGCCAAGACCTTTGTCTTTATCACAAACTCGCTACACGGAATGTTGTTTCGCTTCTCTGTTAATTAACTAATTATAAGACCGAACGTTCACGGACGCGCTCTGAGCTTTAGCCGTGCGAGTCGTCTGCATTGCTCGTATTCTCCTTTAAACTTCTccagaattatattatataagagaGATCTACGAATCGCGTTTGGACAAATTTGACGATTTTCTTGCTTCGAAGTTGTGTAATTAATCTTTTAGCTTGATTAATCGAATTTCTCTTATTGCACTACATCAAAATGAAACTCTATAGGAATACTCCCTATGTAAGTCGAATTTATATGTTTTGATAAAATCGCAAACGATGCACCAACGTAACCCGTTAACAGCAATCGATACGCGGACACATCGGCAGGCTTGAGAAGTAGCAAGGAGCATAAGTTGATCCCTCGCACGTGCAACGTATGCAGAATCGAACGCAAGACGGTGGTGGTTCTATTTTAGGTCTCGGACATTCGTATTTTACTCGACAGGGTCGTATCGGACATGGTCCCGCTACGCATACGGTcggtggcggtggtggagGACAGGGCCGTTCTCTGCAGATCTATAAATTCATTATACTCGGTTAGAGATCGGAAATGTTTTCCTAAAAAGATCTTAAATCACTCGAGACGATTAATTAACCATTATCGTTCATTTCCTTTCTAACGTTCCTAAAGATCTTTTAATTATCCATTAATAGATCTTTTACGAATAATgcttgatattttattatattatattttattatattaacgagAACAGGAAACTACGGTGTTAGAAACGTCCCAATGCTTTCGGAGAATGATCTCGAGTGCAAATTGCATTTATCAACAAATTTCACAAAAAATGATAGACGTAC
This DNA window, taken from Vespa crabro chromosome 24, iyVesCrab1.2, whole genome shotgun sequence, encodes the following:
- the LOC124432331 gene encoding putative small proline-rich protein 5, coding for MSCQSSCGEARRTSTLPPPCCHIRPAPFCCPKDGCPPMQQCPPKRCCPPPPTCLPLICRERPCPPPPPPTVCVAGPCPIRPCRVKYECPRPKIEPPPSCVRFCIRCTCEGSTYAPCYFSSLPMCPRIDCC